The region CATCTGGTATTTTCCGTTGCAATTCACTCGGCCTTTTATGGCCCTGATTAATAAACCATAGCAAACGAATTTTCCATTTGCCATACAATACTTCACCAATCAGATCAAGACCACAATTCAGGTTCGGAATTATTTTTCTCTCATACATAATGTAAAAGTAAGCGTATGTTCCGATTTGTACAATAGGGGAATAATTTACCCCTATATGAATCGTAATTCCGTACTTGTACGAACTGTTTTTATAGCCCAATTTTGTCCTATAAAACAAATCTAAAAAATGGAACAATTTAATTACAACAATGAGT is a window of Candidatus Chryseobacterium colombiense DNA encoding:
- a CDS encoding helix-turn-helix domain-containing protein, with translation MGYKNSSYKYGITIHIGVNYSPIVQIGTYAYFYIMYERKIIPNLNCGLDLIGEVLYGKWKIRLLWFINQGHKRPSELQRKIPDASRRVLNIQLKELEDHELVTKTIYPVVPPKVEYSLTKFGESLIPVIGTLGQWADQYEDRLRMVITKKIRGSDLPE